Proteins encoded in a region of the Candidatus Obscuribacter sp. genome:
- a CDS encoding preprotein translocase subunit SecY — translation MVTVGLAIFQSFMLAQLLSRIPGVVIAPGPLFLCTTTLILTACAVFIMWMGEMITERGVGNGASLLIFLGIAARLPVMIKNTIEAVQTGQSQVLGVVALLVFFLLVVAFIVRLQQGVRKVMVLGSRRNVGRQIFAAPDDYMYLPVNPSGVMAIIFASSLMMFPSTVMQFLQQQKQDPGQIVYNNIVSVPGIGPAFANIASIAWVKTGWEFVVQETNNAMSYYHWEHSLVYFILILFFAFFYSSIVLPVRDMSDNLRRSGRAIQHVRPGRPTTEFLEKTLNRLTFIGATSVAVIAIAPIHVEQATMVTTLQGLGSTSLIILVGVAIDTQRQILTHALSSRYQARGLFRNDKKDI, via the coding sequence ATGGTGACAGTTGGTCTTGCCATCTTCCAATCCTTTATGTTGGCGCAGCTATTGAGTCGTATCCCCGGTGTCGTTATTGCACCAGGTCCGCTTTTCCTTTGCACTACCACTTTGATACTTACAGCCTGTGCCGTCTTTATTATGTGGATGGGCGAAATGATTACCGAGCGTGGTGTCGGTAATGGTGCTTCGCTTTTGATTTTCCTTGGTATTGCCGCGCGCTTGCCTGTGATGATCAAAAACACAATCGAAGCAGTCCAGACTGGCCAATCTCAGGTACTCGGCGTAGTGGCCTTGCTTGTCTTTTTCCTCCTGGTCGTGGCCTTTATTGTCAGGCTGCAGCAGGGTGTGCGCAAAGTAATGGTGCTTGGCTCTCGTCGTAACGTCGGTCGCCAGATATTTGCTGCTCCCGATGACTATATGTATTTGCCAGTTAACCCTTCGGGCGTTATGGCCATTATCTTCGCGTCTTCTTTGATGATGTTTCCCAGTACTGTGATGCAGTTTTTGCAACAACAAAAGCAAGATCCCGGTCAGATTGTCTATAACAATATTGTCTCAGTGCCTGGTATTGGTCCTGCTTTTGCCAATATTGCCAGCATTGCCTGGGTCAAGACCGGTTGGGAGTTTGTTGTGCAAGAAACAAACAATGCCATGTCCTATTACCACTGGGAGCATTCGCTTGTTTACTTTATCTTGATCCTCTTTTTCGCTTTCTTTTATTCGTCGATTGTCTTGCCTGTGCGTGACATGTCCGACAACTTGAGACGCAGCGGTAGAGCTATTCAGCACGTCCGTCCAGGCCGTCCCACCACCGAATTTTTGGAAAAGACTCTCAACCGTCTTACATTTATTGGCGCTACATCTGTTGCCGTCATCGCCATTGCCCCTATCCACGTAGAGCAAGCGACGATGGTGACAACACTACAAGGACTGGGCTCCACATCGCTCATCATCCTCGTTGGTGTGGCAATTGATACTCAAAGACAAATTCTCACCCATGCCCTTTCATCGCGTTATCAGGCGCGTGGGCTGTTCCGTAACGACAAAAAGGATATCTAA
- the rplO gene encoding 50S ribosomal protein L15, which translates to MQLDELKPQEGSRRKKKRVGRGRASGHGKTSTRGHNGQGQRSGESKRFGFEGGQTPLFRRLPKLHNFDSVPGRDWVELNVSSLNALPANSDVTPESLVLHRVLRKPTDSLRILGNGELKVALKIKAHHFSQGAIDKIQAAGGSYEVIQDAAPTRNPKNRE; encoded by the coding sequence ATGCAATTAGACGAACTAAAACCACAAGAAGGTTCACGCCGTAAGAAGAAAAGAGTAGGCAGAGGCCGCGCCTCCGGTCATGGTAAGACATCTACTCGTGGACACAACGGTCAAGGTCAACGTTCCGGCGAATCGAAACGTTTTGGCTTTGAAGGTGGACAAACTCCCCTTTTCCGCAGACTGCCTAAATTGCACAATTTTGACAGTGTGCCTGGTCGTGATTGGGTTGAGCTCAATGTCAGCTCACTTAATGCACTCCCTGCTAATTCTGACGTTACTCCCGAGTCTCTCGTTTTGCACAGAGTATTGCGCAAACCAACAGACAGCCTCCGTATCCTCGGCAATGGCGAGCTAAAAGTAGCACTCAAAATCAAAGCGCATCACTTCTCACAAGGTGCCATTGACAAGATTCAAGCCGCTGGTGGTTCATACGAAGTAATTCAGGACGCAGCACCAACTCGCAACCCTAAAAATAGAGAGTAA
- the rpmD gene encoding 50S ribosomal protein L30, with the protein MSAIKITLTAGLVGKRKDQVKVVRALGLRKFGSSVVHQDSPTIRGMCTKVHHLVCVTEAKETAKAAK; encoded by the coding sequence ATGTCAGCGATTAAAATCACTTTGACAGCCGGACTGGTCGGCAAACGCAAAGATCAAGTCAAGGTCGTGCGTGCCCTCGGTCTGCGCAAGTTTGGTAGCTCGGTTGTCCATCAAGACAGCCCCACCATCCGTGGTATGTGCACCAAAGTGCACCACCTGGTGTGCGTTACCGAAGCCAAAGAAACTGCCAAAGCCGCTAAGTAA
- the rpsE gene encoding 30S ribosomal protein S5: protein MDKEDKVAGFEDPNAATGAEGQRRGRRTNNRETGRRPDGDGKRGDRPESEWEEKIIQVRRVTKVVKGGKKLSFRAVVAVGNGKGQVGIGVGKASEVISAIQKGVVDAKKSLISVPLVGTSIPHQIIGKTGSSRILLKPAAKGTGVIAGGAARSILELAGVGDVLSKSLGSRSPLNVARATVDGLKNLRTFEEAARLRGISIRQLFA, encoded by the coding sequence ATGGATAAAGAAGATAAGGTCGCAGGATTCGAAGATCCTAATGCAGCAACTGGTGCTGAAGGCCAACGTCGCGGACGTCGTACAAATAATCGTGAAACCGGTCGCCGTCCTGATGGCGATGGTAAGCGCGGTGATAGACCCGAGTCCGAGTGGGAAGAAAAAATCATTCAAGTCCGCCGCGTCACCAAGGTCGTCAAAGGCGGTAAAAAACTGTCCTTTAGAGCCGTGGTCGCTGTCGGCAATGGCAAAGGTCAAGTCGGCATCGGTGTTGGCAAGGCTAGCGAAGTTATCTCCGCCATTCAAAAGGGTGTCGTAGATGCTAAGAAATCTTTGATCTCGGTACCTCTAGTAGGTACTTCAATCCCTCACCAAATTATTGGTAAGACTGGCTCCAGCCGCATCTTGCTCAAGCCCGCTGCAAAAGGTACTGGTGTTATCGCCGGTGGCGCTGCTCGCTCCATCCTCGAGCTAGCTGGTGTCGGTGATGTGCTCTCCAAGTCTCTTGGATCGCGCTCTCCCCTCAACGTAGCTCGCGCTACAGTTGATGGTCTCAAAAACCTCCGTACCTTCGAAGAAGCTGCTCGCCTCAGAGGCATCAGCATTCGTCAGCTATTTGCATAA
- the rplR gene encoding 50S ribosomal protein L18, producing the protein MINKTDRKQSRVTRHQRIRRRVTGTTERPRLCVYRSNKHIYVQLVDDTTSTTIVAASTLDESLKDSKTWNVDSAKAVGELVAKRAKEKGVNSVVFDRGGYIYHGRVAAVAEAAREAGLEF; encoded by the coding sequence ATGATCAATAAGACAGATAGAAAACAAAGCAGAGTTACCCGTCACCAGCGGATTCGCCGTCGTGTCACTGGTACCACCGAGCGCCCGAGGCTCTGTGTCTACCGCTCTAACAAACATATCTATGTACAACTTGTGGATGACACCACTTCCACAACAATCGTTGCCGCAAGCACTCTTGATGAGTCTTTGAAAGATTCAAAAACCTGGAACGTCGATTCTGCTAAAGCAGTTGGCGAACTGGTCGCTAAGCGCGCTAAAGAAAAAGGCGTTAATTCTGTAGTTTTTGATCGCGGCGGATACATCTATCACGGACGTGTCGCAGCTGTAGCAGAAGCAGCACGTGAAGCCGGTTTAGAGTTCTAA
- the rplF gene encoding 50S ribosomal protein L6, producing the protein MSRIGKAPIEVPSGVTVQIDGHKVLVKGPKGQLEKTFRPELDFKQENGKVSVLLVSEDRVARGYHGLTRTLLANMIKGVSAGFERQLEIVGVGYRATMDGKKLVMQLGYSHPVEIMPPDGITITVGKKNDITVAGIDKQAVGDLTAFIRDKRPPEVYKGKGIKYQGEVVRRKAGKAAGKKK; encoded by the coding sequence ATGTCCCGTATAGGTAAAGCACCAATTGAAGTGCCCTCTGGCGTAACCGTCCAGATTGATGGTCACAAAGTCCTGGTCAAAGGACCTAAAGGCCAGCTCGAGAAGACATTTCGTCCCGAGCTAGACTTCAAACAAGAGAATGGCAAAGTATCGGTCTTGCTCGTTTCCGAAGATCGCGTCGCCCGTGGTTATCACGGTTTGACCCGCACCCTTCTGGCTAACATGATCAAGGGCGTCTCGGCTGGCTTTGAGCGTCAACTAGAAATAGTCGGCGTAGGTTATCGTGCCACCATGGACGGTAAGAAGCTGGTTATGCAACTCGGTTACAGCCACCCCGTAGAAATCATGCCTCCTGATGGCATCACCATCACTGTCGGTAAGAAAAACGATATCACCGTAGCTGGTATCGACAAACAAGCCGTCGGCGACCTGACTGCGTTTATCCGCGATAAGCGTCCACCTGAAGTTTACAAAGGTAAGGGCATCAAGTACCAGGGCGAAGTTGTCCGTCGTAAGGCTGGTAAGGCTGCTGGTAAGAAGAAGTAA
- the rpsH gene encoding 30S ribosomal protein S8 encodes MPVTDPISDMFTRIRNAIRVQASAVEMPASKQKVAIAELLRREGFISSYETRALGAPEQRMRIVLKYGGKGEVVIQGLKRVSKPGLRVYRQAKKMPRVYGGLGIAIVSTSQGLMTDRQARKGNLGGEVVAEVW; translated from the coding sequence ATGCCGGTAACAGATCCAATTTCGGACATGTTCACACGTATCAGAAACGCCATTCGCGTTCAGGCTTCGGCCGTGGAAATGCCTGCCTCCAAGCAGAAAGTTGCCATCGCTGAGCTTCTCCGCAGAGAAGGTTTCATATCATCATATGAAACTCGTGCTCTGGGAGCGCCAGAACAGCGTATGCGCATCGTACTTAAGTACGGTGGCAAAGGCGAAGTTGTAATTCAAGGGCTGAAGCGCGTCAGCAAACCTGGCCTCCGGGTTTACAGACAAGCTAAAAAAATGCCTCGAGTATATGGTGGTCTCGGTATCGCCATCGTCAGTACCAGTCAAGGACTGATGACCGATCGTCAAGCCCGTAAGGGCAACCTCGGCGGCGAAGTGGTCGCTGAAGTCTGGTAA
- a CDS encoding type Z 30S ribosomal protein S14, with the protein MIDKEHKRQEAVAKGKYPKVRLHSRCRICGRPRGFYRDFGLCRLCLRKMAHDGLIPGLTKSSW; encoded by the coding sequence ATGATTGACAAGGAGCACAAGCGCCAGGAAGCTGTTGCCAAAGGCAAGTATCCTAAGGTGCGCTTGCACAGTCGCTGTCGCATATGCGGACGTCCTCGCGGTTTTTACCGTGACTTTGGACTTTGCCGCCTTTGCCTGAGAAAGATGGCGCACGATGGTTTAATTCCTGGACTCACCAAATCTAGCTGGTAG
- the rplE gene encoding 50S ribosomal protein L5 — MLDIKDNYEKQVRPHLTKQFNYSNEMQVPRVVKVVINMGLGEAANNAKAIDSGVKELATIAGQKPVVNRARKSIATFKLRKGQPVGTSVTLRGKRMYDFLAKLIHIALPRIRDFRGLSSRSFDGRGNFSVGIKEQLIFPEINYEQIDAVRGMDISIVTTARTDQEAHALLAALGMPFKKSNSPS, encoded by the coding sequence AAAGCAATTTAACTACTCAAATGAGATGCAAGTCCCACGCGTAGTCAAAGTTGTAATCAACATGGGTCTTGGTGAAGCAGCTAACAATGCTAAAGCCATCGACAGCGGTGTCAAAGAGTTGGCAACTATTGCCGGTCAAAAGCCCGTCGTCAATCGCGCTCGCAAGTCAATCGCTACCTTCAAACTGAGAAAAGGTCAGCCTGTCGGCACATCCGTTACCCTTCGCGGCAAACGTATGTACGACTTCCTCGCCAAACTCATCCACATAGCGTTGCCTCGCATCCGCGATTTCCGTGGTCTATCTTCTCGTTCTTTCGATGGTCGCGGTAATTTCTCCGTTGGTATCAAAGAGCAGCTCATTTTTCCTGAAATCAACTATGAGCAAATCGATGCAGTAAGAGGCATGGATATTTCCATCGTCACCACTGCCCGCACAGACCAGGAGGCGCATGCACTACTCGCCGCCCTCGGTATGCCTTTCAAAAAATCAAATTCCCCGTCGTAG